Below is a genomic region from bacterium BMS3Abin08.
AACGACAACCAATAATTGATTCATTCTGGAGTATCCAAAAGTCAAGAATCTATGCTCACGAATTGAATGGTCGGGGTCACTAAATGTTATTGCCAGTGGATCACCAAACACTGTTGACGCCTCATGAAAAGAGATCCTATGTTTCTTTAGATTCGCTTTGGACTTATCTGAATCCCATTCAAATTCCATAGGTTATTTTATCATTTTTTCATGGTCTAATGCGGCGCTGAGCGGTCGCCCGAAGGGCATCCGTTCGAGTGCCGCATTCCCCCCAAAGCGAAGCGGCGGGTGAATTCGCTCTGAATGCATTTGTTAGCCTTCCCCACCCACAAGAACATGTTCTTCAGTAAAGAACGCAGCTGATTTGGCAAAATCCAGGAACGTCGCTTCATCATCGAGAAAGACCGTACGAAGCTTTTGTCCTTCTGGAGAACTAATTGCGTCAATAAAGTCTTTTTCTGACTCCCACCAGATTTCAGCGATACCGTCGTATTCTTGTGACATTCCTCTGGATTTACGGACATTTTCATTGAGCGGTGTATCGATTGTATGGCTTTGCACGTATTTTTGAGCTTTGTAGGTATCTGCAAATTTTTGGAAAAGTGGGCCGTGATGATTAAGCCAATACTCTTGAAACTGTTTACGAGACAGTTCTGAACGACGACAGACACACATGACTAATTTGATCATTACAGTACTCCTTAATTGTTCGTTATAAATGGCGAACAATTAATATACGAACTACTTATTTCTCCCCAAATTTCATTATACTGTATCACATTTTAGAATCATATGCAACTCTAATTGATAGGCAGTGACATAGAATCCCTTCTAAAGTTCACCAGCAAAGAGACAAGGCCTTTATCGATTGGGTAAAAAACACATTTCTTTCAACGATGGGAGAGGGAAAGAGATTCCATAACTCACCTATTTAACTTTTAAGATGACCTTTTTTATTTAGTGCGGAGCCACTGGTAATTCTGATATAATTAAAGTGTCCGATGCTTGATCAGATGAAATATGTCAGCGATGTACTGATTGACTCTCCCATCCCTTATCAAAATCTGAAAGATCATGCACTATACTTTGAACTTAATGATGAAAAGGTCCCGGTTGTATCTGTCCGTGATCTTATAGAAATGAAACTAAATACCGAAAGGGCGCAGGATATTGCAGATGTCAGGCACCTGAGGAGTATCCTGAAAGATGGAGAAAAAGACTAAAGGCTACTCCTATACAGTATCAAAAGAGCAGATAGAGGAATACGGGAAATGGCCTCTCAAGAGGAAGCTTGCATGGTTGTACGAGG
It encodes:
- a CDS encoding ethD protein is translated as MIKLVMCVCRRSELSRKQFQEYWLNHHGPLFQKFADTYKAQKYVQSHTIDTPLNENVRKSRGMSQEYDGIAEIWWESEKDFIDAISSPEGQKLRTVFLDDEATFLDFAKSAAFFTEEHVLVGGEG